The genomic DNA CAGAACGCGATCAGCCCCGAATCGAGCACGCCGAAACCCTGAGGCCTGCCCGGCTGCATCGCGACCTGATCGAAGTGCACACCGTGCTCACCGCCGAGAACCGCCTTGACGACGTCGAAGGCCCCGACACTCGCCCCGCCCGAGAGGATGACGACGTCGGCATCCACCTCGTCGAGCGCATGCCGAAGAGCGGCGGGATCGTCCGAGGCGATGCGGATGCTGGTGACAACGGCGCCCGCATCCCGCACTGCCGAACTCAGCAGCACGGAGTTCGACTCGGGGATCTGCCCGCGCGCGGGCGTACCGGATGGTGCGATGAGCTCGCTGCCCGTCGAGATGATCGCGACTCGGGCGGCGGGGTGTACAGCCACCTGCTCGAATCCCGCCGAGGCGATGGCGGAGAGCTGCCACGGGCCCAGTGGTGTTCCGGATGCCACGGCCAGCGCCCCGCTCGGCGCATCCTCGCCGCGGCGGCGGATGTGCGCGCCGCGTTCCGGCGCGACGAGCATCGTGATCTGCTCGGGCGCCACGGCACGGATCGCGGTGCCCAGATCCGTGTGCTCCAGTGGCACGACCGCATCCGCGTCGGAAGGGATCGCGGCCCCCGTCATGATGCGCGCTGCGTCGCCCTCCCCGAGCATGGGATCCTCGTCCGACCCGGCAGCCACGTCGGCGACGATCCGCAACGTTGCGCCGGCCACGGCATCCGCCGCGCGGACGGCGTAGCCGTCCATCGCCGAGTTGTCGAAGAGCGGTGTGGGCCAGCGGCTGACCACGTCGGCTGCGAGCACCAGGCCCCGCGCATCTGTGAGGGCGCTCTCCATTGCGGGCAGGCGGCCGGCGGCGTGGAGGATGCGCGCGCGGTGCTCGTCGATCGTGATCATCGAGACCCACGCTAGCGCTCGGATGCACGGGCGGGGGTACGCTCGGAAGCATGGGCCGGATCACGACACGGCGGTCGGTGATGAGGATCGCACTGGACGACGGTACGAGTCGTCGCATCGACACGCTCGCAGTAGAGGAACCGCTCGAGATCCGCGTCGGCGGCACCCCGCTGGCCGTCACGATGCGCACCCCCGGCGCTGATGTCGAACTCGCCGCCGGCTTCCTCGTCTCGGAGGGCGTGATCGGCTCCGGCGCGGAGTTCCACTCCGCGATCCACTGCGGAGGTCCTGGTACCGGCGGGGTCGAGAACACGTACAACGTGCTCGATGTCACGCTCGCTCCCGGCGTGCCGCCGCCCGCGCCCGACGTCGCTCGGGCGTTCTACACGACCAGTGCCTGCGGTGTGTGCGGAAAGGCCAGCATCGACGCGGTGGAGACCGTCTCCCGCTACGACGTCGCAGGCGACGACGTGGTCGTCGATGCCGCGGATCTCGTCACGTACCCGGTACGGCTGCGTGAGAAGCAGGACGTCTTCGAGAAGACCGGCGGACTGCACGCGGCTGCGCTGTTCGATGCGGCGACCGGCGAACTCCTCGTGCTGCGTGAAGACGTCGGCCGGCACAATGCCGTCGACAAGGTGGTCGGCTGGGCGCTGCTGAATGACCGGCTGCCTCTGCGCGGAGCCGCGCTGCAGGTGTCGGGCCGGGCCAGCTTCGAGCTCGTGCAGAAGGCCGTGATGGCGGGCATCCCTGTTCTCGCCGCTGTTTCCGCACCTTCGTCGCTCGCCGCCGAGCTCGCCGAGAAGTCGGGTCTGACACTGGTGGGATTCCTCCGGGGCCGGAGCATGAACGTGTATTCGCATCCGCATCGCGTGCGGGTGGAGCAGGCGGCATCCGAAGATGCACTCGTGACGGAAGGAGCAGCTCATGACCACTCTCGATAGCGGCGTCGCTTTCGGGCTGATGTCGTCCGAGCCGAGGCAGGGCGGATACGGTCCGGTGACGACGAAGCCGTGGTCGCAGGAGGACTACGAGCACGCCGCGGCCGGCTGGGGAGCGGCGCTGTCGGTCGGCGAGGTGCTACTGGAATCGAAGCGTCCGGTGAGCGGGGCGCTGGCGATGTTCACGATGAACCACCCGATCAAGGGCTTCGACTGCCCCGGATGCGCGTGGCCGGACGATCAGAAGGGCTTGAAGCTCGACATCTGCGAGAACGGTATGAAGCACGTCACGTGGGAGATGACGCACAAGCGCGTGGGCAGTGGTTTCTTCTTGAAGCACACCGTGAGCGAGCTTTCCACCTGGACCGACTTCGAGCTGGAGAACGCGGGACGGCTGACCGAGCCGATGGTCTACGACCCGGAGACCGACCGCTATGCGCCGATCAGCTGGGACGACGCGTTCGCGCTCATCGGTGAGGAGCTGCGGGGGCTGGACAGTCCGGATGAGGCGACGTTCTACACCTCTGGACGGCTCAGCAACGAGGCATCCTTCCTGTACCAGCTGATGATCCGCGAGTACGGCACGAACAACATGCCGGACTGCTCGAACATGTGCCACGAGGCATCCGGCCGTGCGCTCACAGCGTCGATCGGGTCGGGCAAAGGGACGACGACCGTCGAAGACTGGGAGCAGACCGATGTGCTGTTCCTGCTCGGCGTGAACGCTGCCTCGAATGCACCGCGCATGCTGACGGCGCTGTCGGATGCGGTGAAGAACGGTGCGCAGGTGGTGCATGTCAATCCGCTGATCGAGGCTGCGTCCAGGCGCACGATCGTGCCGCACGACTTCGTCGACATGGCGCTGTTCAAGACGCACGAGACCGGAACCCTCGACCTGCAGGTGCGCCCCGGCGGCGACATGGCGCTGATGCGCGCCATCGCGAAGGTCGTGTTCGAGGCGGCCGAAGTCGACCCAGGAGCGCTCGACACCGAGTTCATCGCGCAGTACACCAACGGCATTGAGGAGTACCGCGCGGTCGTGGAGGCGACGCCGTGGCCGGAGCTGGTGCAGCAGTCCGGGCTCACCGAGGCGCAGCTCCGCGCAGCCGGGGCCCTCTACCTCGCATCCGGCAAGGCGATCATCAGCTGGTGCCTCGGTATCAGCCAGCAGGAGCACGCGGTCGACATGGTCCGCGAGTTCATGAACGTGCTGCTGCTGCGCGGCAACATCGGCCGGCCGGGTGCGGGGCCTGCACCCGTGCGCGGGCACAGCAACGTGCAGGGCAACCGCACCTGCGGCATCAACCACCATTCGCCGGCCTGGCTGCTGGACAAGCTCGACGAGGTTTTTGGGATCACCTCGCCGCGTGAGCCGGGGCTGGACACCGTCGCCAGCATCCACAAGATGCACGAAGGCGCCGTGAAGGTGTTCGTGAGTCTCGGCGGCAACTTCGTGCTGGCCGCGCCCGACACGCACTACACCGCAGAGGCGCTGAGCGGATGCCGGCTGACGGTTCAGGTGAGCACGAAACTGAACCGCAGTCACATCGTGCACGGTGAGAAGGCCCTCATCCTCCCGTGCCTCGGGCGCACCGAACGCGACGAGCAGGCCGGCGTGCTCCAGGGGCAGACGGTCGAAGACGCGATGAGCATGGTGCACCTGTCGGTCGGGAAGAAGAAGCCCGCCTCCGAGCACCTGCTGTCGGAGCCCGACATCATCGCTCGGATGGCGCGGGCGAGCATGCCCGACAGCGCGACCGACTGGGAAGGGTATGCGGACGACTACGACCGCATCCGCGACGTGATGGCGAAGGTGCTGCCCGGATTCGAGGGTTTCAACGAGCTCGTGCGTCAGCCGAACGGGTTCCGCATCCCTCAGCCGGCGCGAGAGCTCGATTTCCGCACGGCCTCAGGTAAGGCCGACTTCTCCGCTCCCGCGCTGCACGACGTGAGGCCCGCCTCAGACGACATGCTGGTGCTGCAGACCATGCGCTCGCACGACCAGTGGAACACCACGATCTACAGCAACAACGACCGGTACCGCGGGGTGAAGAACCTGCGCGAGCTCATCTTCATGCACGAGGACGACATGCGCGATCGTCGCATCTGGCAGGGCGACCTGGTCGACATCGTCTCGACGTCGAAGGACGGTACGCAACGCGAACTGCGGCAGTACCGCGCGGTCGCGTACGACACCCCTCGCGGAAGCGCAGCCGGCTACATGCCCGAGATGAACGTACTGGTCGGCAATGCCGACTACAGCGCGCAGAGCGATCAGCCGCTCATGAAGAGCATCCAGGTGCGCGTCACTCGATCTGGAGGTACCCGCCCCAGCCGGAGCCGACGAGGATCCGTGCATTGAATCGACCTGTGCCGTCGCCCGGATACAGATAGAGCTCGCCCGTCGAGGTGCGCGCGATCAGGTCGGCCTTCCGGTCGCCGTTGTAGTCGACGCCGCCGGTGAGCGCCGTCATAGCGCCCCAACCGCTGCCGACCGCGACTCTGGTGCCGAACCGGCCGCCGAGCCCGGGGTAGAAGTAGAGGTTGCCATCGTTCCCGACGGCGATGATGTCGCCGAGCCGATCGCCATTGAACTCGCCGCCGACCATGTAGCGGATCGTGTTCCATCCGTTTCCGACGACCGTATGCGGTCCGGGGAGGGCGCCGGTGCCGTCTCCTCGATAGATCGTGAGAACGCCGTTCGCTGAGGCGCCGAGAACATCTTGTTGGCCGTCGCCGGTGAAATCGGCGCCGGATGTCACGTGCAGCATGCCGTACCACCCCGAACCTGGCGTGCCGTAGGCGCCGAATCCGCCGCTGGTGTTCCCCGCGTAGTACTCGAGCACTCCGTCGCTGCGGGCGACGAGCATGTCGGAGCGGCCGTCGCCGTTGAGATCCGTGCGCGTCAGGTGCCGGTGGATTCCCCATGCGCTGGTGACGACGGATCCCTTGAGGAAGCCGCTGCCCGTGCCCGCGAGGAACTGAAGGTCGCTGTCTGCGGCGACGCCGAGGAGATCGGCCTTCCCATCGCCGTTGTAGTCGCCCGACATCACCGGTGCGGGCGCGGCAGTGCCGAGTCCGGGGAGGACCAGCGGGATCTTGCCGCCCCGTGCGACGGCGGACAGGCAGACGAAGCCCTGGTTGATCGAGGAGTACACGGATCCGTTCCGCCACACCTCGAAATGAAGATGCGCGCCCGTCGAGTTGCCGCTGCTGCCGACGATGCCGATCTGCTGGCCACGCACGACCTGCGTGCCCGGTGCGACAGACCCCGGCGCGACCATGTGGGCGTACCGGGTGACATACCCGGAAGCATGCTGGATGTCGACGTAGTTGCCGTAGCCGTTGC from Microbacterium profundi includes the following:
- a CDS encoding molybdopterin molybdotransferase MoeA; amino-acid sequence: MITIDEHRARILHAAGRLPAMESALTDARGLVLAADVVSRWPTPLFDNSAMDGYAVRAADAVAGATLRIVADVAAGSDEDPMLGEGDAARIMTGAAIPSDADAVVPLEHTDLGTAIRAVAPEQITMLVAPERGAHIRRRGEDAPSGALAVASGTPLGPWQLSAIASAGFEQVAVHPAARVAIISTGSELIAPSGTPARGQIPESNSVLLSSAVRDAGAVVTSIRIASDDPAALRHALDEVDADVVILSGGASVGAFDVVKAVLGGEHGVHFDQVAMQPGRPQGFGVLDSGLIAFCLPGNPVSVAASFEMFVRPALRQLAGFTVVDRPRVVRAAGSAWASPKGRVQILPVVFDERTVRPAARGGSSSHLVTSLAAATAFAIVPAETARVEAGDAVTVLVLS
- the fdhD gene encoding formate dehydrogenase accessory sulfurtransferase FdhD, translating into MGRITTRRSVMRIALDDGTSRRIDTLAVEEPLEIRVGGTPLAVTMRTPGADVELAAGFLVSEGVIGSGAEFHSAIHCGGPGTGGVENTYNVLDVTLAPGVPPPAPDVARAFYTTSACGVCGKASIDAVETVSRYDVAGDDVVVDAADLVTYPVRLREKQDVFEKTGGLHAAALFDAATGELLVLREDVGRHNAVDKVVGWALLNDRLPLRGAALQVSGRASFELVQKAVMAGIPVLAAVSAPSSLAAELAEKSGLTLVGFLRGRSMNVYSHPHRVRVEQAASEDALVTEGAAHDHSR
- a CDS encoding FdhF/YdeP family oxidoreductase, translated to MTTLDSGVAFGLMSSEPRQGGYGPVTTKPWSQEDYEHAAAGWGAALSVGEVLLESKRPVSGALAMFTMNHPIKGFDCPGCAWPDDQKGLKLDICENGMKHVTWEMTHKRVGSGFFLKHTVSELSTWTDFELENAGRLTEPMVYDPETDRYAPISWDDAFALIGEELRGLDSPDEATFYTSGRLSNEASFLYQLMIREYGTNNMPDCSNMCHEASGRALTASIGSGKGTTTVEDWEQTDVLFLLGVNAASNAPRMLTALSDAVKNGAQVVHVNPLIEAASRRTIVPHDFVDMALFKTHETGTLDLQVRPGGDMALMRAIAKVVFEAAEVDPGALDTEFIAQYTNGIEEYRAVVEATPWPELVQQSGLTEAQLRAAGALYLASGKAIISWCLGISQQEHAVDMVREFMNVLLLRGNIGRPGAGPAPVRGHSNVQGNRTCGINHHSPAWLLDKLDEVFGITSPREPGLDTVASIHKMHEGAVKVFVSLGGNFVLAAPDTHYTAEALSGCRLTVQVSTKLNRSHIVHGEKALILPCLGRTERDEQAGVLQGQTVEDAMSMVHLSVGKKKPASEHLLSEPDIIARMARASMPDSATDWEGYADDYDRIRDVMAKVLPGFEGFNELVRQPNGFRIPQPARELDFRTASGKADFSAPALHDVRPASDDMLVLQTMRSHDQWNTTIYSNNDRYRGVKNLRELIFMHEDDMRDRRIWQGDLVDIVSTSKDGTQRELRQYRAVAYDTPRGSAAGYMPEMNVLVGNADYSAQSDQPLMKSIQVRVTRSGGTRPSRSRRGSVH
- a CDS encoding VCBS repeat domain-containing M23 family metallopeptidase, coding for MKRMSRWHLARFAMLAAVAVLIGTIAPSLTSGAPATAATDGQMVYPASGTIQSKVGDGCRSDYRNHDGIDISGQGGTPVIAAYDGVIKTRTWSNGYGNYVDIQHASGYVTRYAHMVAPGSVAPGTQVVRGQQIGIVGSSGNSTGAHLHFEVWRNGSVYSSINQGFVCLSAVARGGKIPLVLPGLGTAAPAPVMSGDYNGDGKADLLGVAADSDLQFLAGTGSGFLKGSVVTSAWGIHRHLTRTDLNGDGRSDMLVARSDGVLEYYAGNTSGGFGAYGTPGSGWYGMLHVTSGADFTGDGQQDVLGASANGVLTIYRGDGTGALPGPHTVVGNGWNTIRYMVGGEFNGDRLGDIIAVGNDGNLYFYPGLGGRFGTRVAVGSGWGAMTALTGGVDYNGDRKADLIARTSTGELYLYPGDGTGRFNARILVGSGWGGYLQIE